The region AATCATAAGGTAGTTGCGCACATGCTCCAGCTCATCCCTGACAGCTATAATGCTTTTTCCCCTGCTGAGGCTGATTCGGAAAAACCTGGCCAGGGCCGTCACGACCCGCACCGCGTCGGTCAGGTTCTCATTTTCAATCATCCACACAATAATATCCAGGGTGTTATATAGGAAATGGGGGTTAATCTGCGCCTGGAGGGTGTCGAACTCGCTCTTTCGCTTGGATTCATGCTCCGCCACAATATCGTCCATAAGCCGCCCTATCTGCCGGGCCATGTTTTGTATGGAATTGCCCAGATGCTGTATCTCGTAGGAACCTCCGCTCCTGACCTCTGTCTCCAGATTGCCTGCCTCAATTTCATTGACGGATTTCTCCAGCTCCTTGATGGGGTCCGTTATCCTGGAGGAGATATAGGAATTGATGATGGTCATGATAAAAAGGACAAAGGCAATCATGAAAATTACCAGAAGCTTTGTCTTGATATTGTTGAGGGACACGCCGTCAAGAGGCGTCACCCCCACCACCTTCCAGCCTGTGTATCCCACGGTCTTAACCGTGACGGTCCGTTCCTCCCCGTCCACGGTCTGACGGTAATTGCCGTCCCTGAGTCCGGATACCTCCAGGTTGTTCTCCCGGACGATTCCCGAGTCAATAAGCTGGGCCTGGGGGTGGTATATGATTTCCCCGCTGCTGCTGATTAAGTAGACATAGCCTCCGTTTCCCAGATTTACCCCGTCAAAGAGCTGCTCCAGACTGCTGTAGCGTATGTCAATCAGCAGGACTCCCTGGTCCGTGGAAGGTCCCTGGGTGATTTCCACTGCCCTTGACAGGGAAATGACCCACCGGTATTGGTTCTCGCTGCCGTCAAAGATGTACTGGACATGGGGCGTGGAGAAATGCATATTCTCCGTTTTCTCCAGGGTGGAGGTAAACCAGTTTTCCCCGGTGACATCCACATTAGTCTTAAGGCGGGCAGCAGGCACGGCTTCCAGCAGCTTTCCTTCCTTGGACAAAAGGGCAATATTCTCCACATTGTCCTTGTTGTTGTCATAGAGAAGGGTCATCTCGCTTCCGATGGATCCGCTGGCCAGGTCCGCGTTCTTGACCACCCCGTAGTACAGGGAATCAGACAGCTTCATTACGGTCCGCAGGTAATCCTCCATGGACCGGGTGATCTGATTAATCAGTATCTGGTTCTCCTCCCGGATGGTGGCGGACATCTGGCCCGACAGCCTGGAATACAGGGAAATGCCTATGAATATACTGGCGGCCAGGGCCGTCAGCGTAAAGTAGATGAATATGATATACCGTATACTGGCCTTCTGCAGCTTAACCCTCTGCTTTTCAAACAACATGTCCCCTGCTCCTTTACGCTGCCTGCCCCTTCCCGCCATAAGCGGCACCGCAGGCCTGTTGTATCTATTTTGCCCCTCTGAACTTGGTGGGCGAGACCCCGAAACGCTTCTTAAACACATAGCTGAAATAATTCTGCTCCTGGTATCCCACCTTGGCCGCTATGACATAGGTCTTGTCATCGGTCTTGTTGAGAAGCTCCACTGCCTTGTCCAGGCGGACCTGGGTCAGGTAGGCGGTATATGCCTGCCCTGTCTCCTTCTTGAACATGGTGGAGAAATAGGCCGGGCTCATGTGCAGCTGGCGGCATATCTTCTCCACGGATAAATCCGGGTCCTGGTAATTGTCAATAATATATTCCCTGGCCTTCTGGATGACCTGCTTCATGGTATTATCCCGCTCCCGGTTCATGGCCTGGTTCATCCTGAGGGCGGCCGAGAGAAGCCAGTGGGCAAAGTCCTCCTTTTTCATCATCCTGGGTATGACGGCAAAGGTATCCCCCTGCTCCTCCCCCTCCTCCGTCAGCTGTTCCAGGTCCAGGTCATACTGCTGAATCAGCTGGACAATGGAGCTGGACACGCTGAGCATATATGCCTGGCACTGCCTGAAATGCACCTTTGCATCGCTCATTTTATCCATGACCGCCTGTACTGCTTCCTCTATCTTCTCCCTGGGGCCGAACTTGATGGCCGCAATGAGTTCCGCTTCGTCCTTGCTGTCAAAACTCAGCTTTCCCCCGCTTACAGGCTCCACGTCATTGATGTAGATGGTGCTTCCCGCTCCCACGATGGCCTTATAGCCAAGGGCGTCCACGGCCGCCTTATAGGAGCCGCTGATCTCCCCCAGGTCCTGGCAGCTGTGGCCGATGCCAATGGTGATGGGCACCTCCAGAATCTTCTTTGTCTCCTTGCAGATATCCCCCAGAACGTCAATCAGTCCTGTCTGGCTGTTATCCTCATCAATGGCAGCAATAAGGGCCAGCTCAGACCAGGAGGTCCTGGAGGAAGTGAATACGGAAGAACGGCAATAGTTCCCCAGCTTCTCCTCCACTATCTGCATGACGGAAATGGGAATCAGGTCCCTCTCCTTGTGGAGAGGCAGCATATTCCCCTCCCGGATCTCCTCCGGCTCTATGTCAATGGCCGCGGCCACCCACTTCTTGGCTCCTGCCAGCGGGATATCATACTCAGCCAGCTTTTCCTTAAGTACATTTCCGGGCACAGTGCTTCCCACCAGCTCGTTTAAAAACTGGTCCCTGAGAATGGGAAGGCTGCGAATATAATTTTCACGCAGCAGGCTCACATTCCTTTTCTGCTCGATCTCATCGTCCAGGTTGGATTTGATGCGCTTTAAGATGGCAGTCAGCTCCTCCACATTCACAGGCTTCAGGATGTACTCCGTCACATTCAGCTTTATGGCCTGCTTGGCATACTCAAAATCATCGTAGCCTGAAAAAATCACGATTTTAACCGAGGGATATTTCTGCCTCACCCGTTCAGCCAGGGAAAGGCCGTCCATAAAGGGCATCCTGATGTCCGTCAGTATCAGGTCCGGCTCCAGGGCCTCCACTTTCTCCAGGGCCTCCTCCCCGTTTTCCGCATCCCCAACCACGCAGAAACCGGCTCCCCTCCAGTCAATTTTCCTGATGATACTCTGCCTGACCTCTTCCTCGTCGTCCACCAGTATGATACGGTATAAATCCATACGTTTATCCCTTCCTTCTTACAATATATGCCCGGGATTCCACCCGTCCGTTCCGCCCAGAACCTGTTCCATGGTGTAGTCCTGTATCTGATCACGGGTAAGCATGGAAACCCAGTCCGGCCTTGATGTCCCCCGGTCCCTTTTACCCTGTTCCGATGCCTCCCGGCCCGCCGCCCCCGGTCCATAGTTTCCGTATTCCCCGTAAAACAATGTGGACCGCGCGTCCTTTTTATCCCAGTCATGCCATCCCTCACGGCATATGTGGGGCCCCAGATAGCAGTCAATGAGTACCGTCCTGGCGTAATCCCTCCAGGGCCTGCCCAGGTAGACGCTTTCACGGGAGCTGTTTCCTGTAAACCGGCAGTTTCGGAACACATACCCGTATTTCTGGCCCCTGGGGGTGGACGCGGCGGTCACATACCCCTTTCTCTCTGTATCCCGGCCGGCAGAGTACAGCTCACACCTGTCAAAATAGGCTGTGGCGCTTCCAAATATAAAGTCTATATCCCCGCGTATAAAGCAGTCCCGGTAGCAGTGGCGCCCGTTTATCCTGGGTGAAAACTGTTTTGGTCCGATGAATCCGTTCTTTTCTATCTCTTTCGGGGGAAGAGGGCCCGTGAAAAGTGTGTCCTGGCCTCCCAGCAGCCTGCATCCCTTAAACAGTATCCGGTCTCCGTCCGCATACAGGGCCAGCGCCTGTCCCGCCGCTTCGCCCGGACCGGCGCTGTTTTCAATGGTCAGGTTCCTTGCGGTAAAATCGTGGGTGTCCACCAGCACACTGTAGGTGCGGAAGGTTCCCCGCTTGCTGCCGTCCTCCATGGTCATCCCGGCAGACAGTCCGCAGGTAATGACGGTGCCGCCGGCTGTCTGGCCCTCCAATGTGATTCCCGGCCTTTTAATTTCCAGCCGTTCTCTGTACACGCCCTTTTTTATATAAATACGGGCCGGCGGTCCCTCCTTGTCTCCCAAGGCCGCCAGGGCCGCGCCTACCGTATCATAGTCACCGCTGCCATCCTGCGCCACTGTCAGGCGGATGGCCCGTATCTCCTGTTCATTCTGTCCATCTGATTCTGTCATTTACAAGCCTCCTCTCCGAAGTACATCTGAAAGCTCCTGAAGATTTATCACAAGTATACCTCAAATGCATGGAATTGTCATCCCGGTGCGCAAGTGAATATTCACCGGAAAACTCTTCCTGGCATGCTTATAGTTTTTCATAAGTATAAATAATATATCAATAATATTGTCCTGTACCACTAATATATGTTATGATAAGTCCGTAACCGGCAGACAGAGCCGTAATCAATCGTGAAGACGTAAAGCAAACACATAGATAAAAGAGGTATGACATATGGGCGGAATATTTGGTGTTGCATCAAAAAACAGCTGTACCCTGGACTTGTTTTTCGGAGTGGATTATCACTCCCATCTGGGGACAAAAAGAGGCGGAATGGCCGTATACGGCAGCCAGGGCTTTACAAGATCCATCCACAATATTGAAAACACTCCCTTCCGTACGAAGTTTGACGGGGATTTGGACGAGCTTGAGGGAACATTGGGAATCGGATGTATTTCCGACACCGAACCCCAGCCCCTTCTGATACAGTCCCACCTGGGCAGCTTTGCCATAACCACAGTGGGAAAAATCAACAACGAGGCGGAGCTGGTGGCATCAGCCTACGAAAACGGCCACATTCATTTTATGGAAATGAGTCACGGTCGCATCAACGCAACAGAGCTGGTGGCTGCCCTTATCAACCAGAAATCCACCTTGGTGGAGGGGCTTCTTTATGCCCAGGAAAAAATAGAGGGCTCCATGTCCATCCTGTTACTGACCCCGGAAGGAATCTATGCGTCCAGGGATAAATTCGGAAGGACCCCCATTGTCATCGGGCGCAAGGAGGACGCCTACTGCGCCTCCTTTGAAAGCTTTGCTTACATCAATCTGGGATATACGGACTACAAAGAACTGGGGCCCGGCGAGATCGTATATATGACGCCTGAGAGCGCGGAGACGGTCAGCCCTCCCAGGGAAGAAATGAAGATATGCTCCTTCCTGTGGGTATACTACGGCTATCCCACATCCAGCTACGAGGGCATTAATGTGGAGAGCATGCGCTACGAGTGCGGAAAGCTGCTGGCAAAGAGGGATGACGCGCAGCCCGAAGTGGTTGCGGGCGTTCCTGACTCAGGCATCGCCCACGCCATCGGGTATGCCAATGAATCCGGCATTCCATTTGCCCGTCCCTTCATCAAATACACCCCCACCTGGCCGCGCTCCTTCATGCCCCAGAACCAGGGACAGAGAAACCTGATCGCCCGCATGAAGCTGATTCCTGTGGACGCTCTGATCCGCGGAAAGAAGCTGCTGCTCATCGACGACTCCATCGTGCGGGGCACCCAGCTGGGTGAGACAACGGAATTCCTGTACCAGAGCGGTGCAAAGGAAGTCCACATACGTCCGGCCTGCCCTCCCCTTATGTTCGGATGCCCCTATCTTAACTTCTCCCGTTCCACCTCAGAGCTGGACCTGATTACCAGACGCATCATACGGGACAGGGAGGGCGACGATGTGTCCCGGGATGTGCTGAACACCTACACGGACCCGGACAGCGCCAATTACAAAGAGATGATTGAGGAAATCCGCAAGCGCCTGGGATTCACCACCCTGCGTTACCACAGGCTGGATGACCTGGTGAAATCCATCGGTATCTCCCCCTGCAAGCTCTGCACCTACTGCTGGAGCGGCCGGAAATAGAAAGACTTTACACGGGAATCTGGTATAACAGAGCGTTACAGATGGCGGCGGCAACATTGCTGCCGCCTTTTCTTCCCCCTGCCACAATATACGGCGTATCCTCCAGGGTCAGAATCAGTTCCTTTGACTGGACCACATTCACGAATCCCACCGGAACGCCGATGACAAGGGCGGGGGCGGCCAGACCTTCCTCTATGAGCTCATAAATGCGGACCAGGGCCGTGGGCGCATTGCCCACGGCAAAAATCAGCGGACGCTCCTGCAAACCATAGAGCCTGGCCGCCTTTTCCATGCTGGCCACAGCCCTGGTGGTGCCCTGTTCCTTTGCCTGTAACGCCACATCCTCATCTGCCATGAAACAGAAGGCTTCCCCGCCCAGGGCGGACAGCCTTTTTTTATTGATCCCGGACAGCCCCATATTGGTATCCGTGACAATGACAGCGCCGGCTTTTAAGGCATCTATCCCCTTTTTCACTGCCTGACCGGAAAATATCAGGTTTTGTGCATAGTCAAAATCCGCCGTGGTGTGGATGGCCCTCTTGATAACCATTTCATTTTCAGGCTTCAGATGTATGCCCTGTAAGGACAGTTCCTCCTGTATGAGCTCAAAACTGCGCCTCTCAATATCTCCCGGCAATACCTGTTCCAACTGTATATCCGTCATCCGGCTTCTCCTCTCCTTTTTCTTTTGGGCTGATGCCCATGATTCTGTACACGGCATCCATGTCCAGATGTTCCCTGAGCGATTCCGCCAGCTTATCATACTGCTGTTCCCTGTAAGCGCGGTAATCCATATCCGCCGCCTGTTCCAGGCATAGGCCCTCTGCCGCGGCCAGGGCTTCTGCCACTGTCCTGGCTATTTGGGGGCTGTCAAAGATTCCGTGGATATAGGTACCGTAGATATTTCCCCTGTTCCACCCATCCATCCTGGCCTGTCTGGATAAAATCCTGTCCTTTCCCGTCTCCATCACATAGCCCAAAGGGCGGCATATTTCCGGTTCCCTGCGCCAGGAAACGATTCTGGCCGTGTCCGCGGCCCCCTCTTCCCGGTCAATGTACGTGCGGCCCATATGAATCTCATATCCCTCAATGGATTTTCCGGACAGTCCGCAAAGACAGCCGTCCAACTCGCCGAACGCGCCTTCCACCCGGGTCCTTATCTTTTCTTCCTCAAACTCCGTCTTAAGGGGAAGAAGGCCCATTCCGGCTGTCCGGGAAGGGAGGTCTGACTCCACCCCCATTGCATCCTCCAGCACCTCTCCCATCATCTGGTAGCCGCCGCAGATTCCCCACACAGGCACCTGACGGTCCGCCAGTTTAAGGATTGCAGCCTCCAGACCGTTCTGGCGCATCCAAAGCAAGTCATGGATGGTATTCTTGGTGCCGGGAAGGATAACCATGTCGGGGCTGCCAAGGTCACAGGCCTTTGTGACATAGCGCAGCGACACCCCCGGGATTCCTGAAAACACATTAAAATCCGTAAAATTTGATATACGCGGAAAACGAATCACTGCCAAATCCACCGCGGCAGGGGCTTTGCTCTTACCTGTCTCCAGCCGGCTGCTCAGGCTGTCCTCATCCTCGATGTCCACGTCCATGTAGGGTATCACTCCCACCACCGGTATATGGCACAGCTCCTCCAGCATGGAAATTCCGGGCTCCAGTATGGACCTGTCGCCTCTGAATTTGTTGATGATCAATCCTTTTACCCGCTTCCTCTCCTCCTCTGTCAGCAGGGACACCGTGCCATAGAGCTGGGCAAAGACACCGCCTCTGTCAATGTCCCCCACCAGAAGCACCGGGGCGTCCGCCATGTCCGCCATGCCCATGTTCACGATATCATCGGATTTCAGGTTAATCTCGGCCGGGCTTCCGGCGCCCTCTATGACGATGACATCGTACTGTTCCTCCAGCCGCCGGTAGGAGGCCATGATATCCGGCACCAGGGATTTCTTACAGGCGAAATAATCCCTGGCCTTCATATTGCCCCTGGAAATCCCATGGACGATAACCTGGCTTCCCACATCTGTGGTAGGTTTTAAAAGAATGGGATTCATGTCCGCATGGGGAACAATTCCAGCCGCCTCCGCCTGTACGGCCTGGGCCCGTCCCATCTCCAGCCCTTCCGGGGTTATGTAGGAATTAAGGGCCATGTTCTGGGATTTAAAGGGCGCTGTCCTGTAGCCGTCCTGGTGAAAAATACGGCACAGACCGGCTGCCAGGATGCTCTTTCCCGCATTGGACATGGTTCCCTGAATCATTATTGGCTTCGTATGTTCAGACATGGTTTCCTCCTCTCAAGCACCCGGGCCATTTCCCGGATAAGCTGTTCATTGTCCTGTCTCAGTTTAACACAGATACGGTAAAAGGATGAGTCCAGCCCCGGATAATTGGCACAGCTGCGAATCAGTATGCGGCGGCGCAGCAGTTCCTGGTAAAGACGGCCTTTCTCCAGAGTCCCGTCCTCTTTCCGGTCCCGAAAAAACAGATAATTGGCCTGTGAGGGATATACCTGAAAGCCCAGGTCATGGAGGGCGCCTGAAAGCCTCTCCCGTTCCCCCTTAATCACCTCTTTCGTGTGCTCCACAAAATCCGTCTCTCCAAGGGCCGCCACGCCGGCGCACTGGGCCGGCCCCGACACGGACCAGGGCTGGCGCACTGCCCGGAGCCGCTCCAGCAGGCTTTCGTCGCTGCACAGGCCGTAGCCCAGCCGCAGCCCTGCCATGGCGTACAGCTTTGTAAATGCCTTCAGCACAAACAGATGCTTAAACCGGGCCAGGCCGGGTATGACGGAATATGATTCCGAAGCATCCAGGAAATCGCAGAAGCATTCGTCCACTGCCAGATAAGCCCCCAGACGCTCACAGGTATCTGCCAGCTGCTCAACCTCTTCCTTTTTCACGGGTATTCCTGTGGGATTGTTGGGATTGCACAGGAACACCACATCGTAGGGCTCGCCTCTCTCTGCCGCCTCCCGGACACAGCCGCACATCCCCGCCGCATCCAGGGCAAATCCCGCATCCCACCTGAGATAATAATAGTCGGTCCTGCATCCCACCGACCTCAGCGCCTGCTCATACTCGGAAAAGGCCGGGGCTGTCACCAGCCCGCGCACAGGGCGCAGCGCGGCTGCCAGGCCGAATATCAAATCAGCTGCCCCGTTTCCGCAGATAATCCATTGTTCCTCCACCCCATGATGCCTGCCCAGGGCCTGTCTCAGCTTTTTGCACCGGCTGTCCGGGTACAGGCTGCAGACTTCCCTCTCCAGGCAGTCCCTCAGAGCCTGCCTGACCGCCTCCGGCATGCCAAGGGGATTGATATTGGCAGAATAATCCATCTGTATGTCCTGGCTGTATATGTCCCCGCCGTGTTGATATTCCATAATAACCTCCGTATGTCCTTTTTACATCTGTCATTCCAAACACGCACCGGCCGATATCACAAAAGCAAAATCATCACAGCCAGCCCAAAGACCATCATCCCCTCCGCAAAAAACATGAGATGGTTTGCACGCCTTATGTCCGACGGTTCAATTTTCCTGTGGTCATCCCCGATATACGGCTTTTTATGAAGGGTTCCGAAATACCAGGCATCCCCGGCCAGACGCAGATGAAGGGCGCCTGCGCAGGCAGCCTCACCGTGGGCAGAATTAGGGCTGGCATGGCGTTTCCTGTCCCGAAAGAACACCTTGCAGGCATGAGCCCCGTCCATGCCCGGCAAAACCCATGCACCCAAAACCATCAGTATACCGGTCAGCCTGGCCGGCGCCAGATTAAGCAGGTCGTCCAGCCTGGCTGCACAGCGCCCGAAATACAGGTACCTTTCATTTTTGTATCCCACCATGGAATCCATGGTGTTGACAGCCTTGTACAGCGTGCCTCCTGCCGGTCCCAGAAGAGCCATAAACAAAAGGGGGGCAATGACACCGTCAGAGGCATTTTCAGCCACTGTCTCCACTGCTGCCCTGGCAATTCCGCCCTCATCCAGCACCGAGGTATCCCTTCCCACAATCATGGATACGTTGTATCTGGCCTCCTCTGTGCGGCCTGCCTCCAGGCTGCGGCACACCTTCATGCTTTCTGTATACAGTCCCCTGGCAGCCAGCATGAAACTGCACAGGAACCCCTCTGCCAGCAGAAGTGCGGCCCAGGCCCAGGCAGGCCACAGAAGTTCCGCCGCGTGAACGATTGCCCATGGAATACACCACCATATCATACACATGGAGGCGGCAAGGATGGCCCCTGCCCGGGACTGCCCTTTCCTTCCCGTTCCCTCTGTCCATCTTCCGAGCCGCTGTTCCATCCCGGCAATCATGGTTCCCATAAGGCGCACCGGATGGGGAAGCCACAGAGGATCCCCTATGATCCAGTCAATCACACATCCCGCCAGCAGGGCCGCACCGTGAAATTTCCATAAATCCAGCCACGTCATATCCATGTCTACCTACCTCGTCATTTAATCCGCATCCCTATCCCGCAGCACACCCGCCACACTTCCTCCGCCTCCCCTGCAATCCGGCAGCACAACCGCCCCGTCTCCTCCCGGTACAGGCGTTCAAAGGCATCTGCGGGCACGATGCCGCAGCCTGTCTCGTCTGTCACCAGAACACGGTCCTCTGGTCCGGCAAACAGCTCCTCCAGAAGCTGTTCCGTGACCGGCCCCTCAGGTTCATGGCCGTAGGGGACCACGCTGCCCTCCATCACCCGCCTGACAAAGAGCTGGAAATCACGGCAGAACCTGCCGTCCATAAATTCCTCCCAGGAAGCCTCCGCGCCCTCTGTCCAAACAACGGGTTCTGTATCCTGTCCCCCCAGGTACTGCCTGACGAACTCCCTCTTTCCCTGGGAGCTTCCCCCTGTTACTAAAATCATTCCTACATTCCTCCCATCAAGCCTGCTTTAAAAAGGACTGTGGCCGCCGTCAGACCGGCCAGTTCGCAAACCTGCAGAAAGCATCCGGCCAAATCCCCCGTCACTCCGCCAAACTGTTTCACAGACATCCTGTAATACCATATAAACACGGCCAGGTGGGTCATAAGCAGGACTACTGCCAGTACCACCGCCCCGCGACAGCCCATCCGAGCGGCTGCAGCGCCTGTTACCAGGCAAATAAGCATCCACAGAAGCAGAACCAGGCTATCCGTCCTTTTTTTCGCTGCCCCGCCAAATCCGGCTGCCAGGCCCTGCTTTTTGGCCTGGGGAAATGTGACCACGGAAAGGCCGCTGAAGGCCCGCTCCATCACAAACACAAGGCAGGGAACCGCATAAAGAAAATATCTGTCCCTCATTTCCTCCCTCAGGACAAGGGACAGGTATTCATGAAAAACCCCCAGATAGAGCATCATGTAAACGCCAAAGGAAATGACCGCAAAAGCTCCCAGATGGGGGTCTTTCAGGATCTCCAGCTTTCTGCTTCTGTCACCATAGGAATGAACGGCATCCATGGTATCCAGAAAACCGTCCATATGAATTCCTCCGGTTACCAGCAGGGGAACGGCTGCCCCCACGAGAGCCGAAACGGCCGCGGACAGATTCAGCACATCCAGGGCAAGATGGAGCCAAAGGCCCAGGACCGCCCCCTGAGCAAGCCCCACCAGAGGAAAAAAGCACATGACATAGCGCATGCGCTCCCCGGTCCACTCCACGTTGGGCATGGGTATCTTGGAATACATGGAAACTGCTATGATACAGGAATAAAGTCCGTTCATTCTCCCTGACACTCCCTTCTTGTCAAGTCAGCCCCAACCGCTGCCTGTCCTGAGATGGGCTTCCAGAGCACGGGAATGCCGTGAACCAACTCCACCACCCGGTCCGCGGCAGATGCCAGCTTCTGATTCAGACAGCCCATGAGACGGATATACTCCATTGTTTCAGGTCCGTAACAGATTCCATCCCGGTCCACTTCATTGGTAACAATCACCATATCCCGAACCTGTCCGGCCAGGGAAATGATGTCCCCCGCAATCTTATGGGACAGGCATTGGATCGGACTGCCCTGCTGCTCTCCTGCCTCCGCTTCCCCTGTCTCCTCATCCTTAAACATCTCATTGGCCGCCAGGTTGGATACGCACTCCAGCAAAAGAGCCCGGTCTGCCCGGGATGAAGCGCCTGAACCGGCCTCATGTTCTTCAAACATCACCCTTCCCACATCCCGGGGCTTTTCGATGGTGATGAAGCCCTTTCCCTGTCGGAGCATACGGTGGCGCTCCACCTTATCCCTTCCCTCTTTTCCATATGCAATCATGGTAGCTACATAAAAACGGCGGGAACAGGAGGAGTCCAGAATAAGCCCTTCTGCATATTCTGATTTTCCGCTGCCGCTTCCGCCTGTCACCAGAGTAATCATCCTTGGTCTCCTATCTTCATGATATCCTGTTAATCCCAATCACACCAGATGCTCATAGGCATCCACATGGATCTCATCAAAGCTGCTCATCCGGGTGTACACAGACGCCGCCATATCTAAAAGCGGAAGCAGGGCCGCTGCGCCGGTGCCCTCCCCCAGACACATTCCCGCGGAAATAGCGGGCTTAAGGCCAAGGGCATCCAGGACCATTGTCCCGGCAGGCTCGGCTGAAACGTGGGAGGCCAGCAGATACTCTTTTACATCCGGGCTGATTCGGACGGCTGCCAGAGCGGCCACCCCTGTTATGAGTCCGTCCAGCACCACCGGCAGGCCGCAGGCCGCGCATCCAATGTAAAAGCCGGTCAGGGCCGCCAAATCCAAACCGCCCACTTTGGACAGCGCGTCCACCGGATCCTCTCCGGACGGCCTGTGAATGCGGATTCCTTCCCTTATGACCTGCACCTTGCGGTTGTAACCAGCCGTGGTCAGACCGGCCCCCCGGCCCGTCACCCGTTCGGGGTCCACATCCAAAAGTACGGAAAGAAGGGCGCTGCTGGTAGTGGTATTGCCAATTCCCATTTCTCCGGAGCCGGCCAGCACATAGCCCCTTTCTTTCAGCTCCACGGCCATATCTGCTCCTGCCTCCATGGCCTTCACCGTTTCCTCCCTGGTCATGGCAGGAGCCTCCAGGAAATCCTTTGTCCCATATGCCACTTTCCGGTTCACCACGCCGGGAACCGCGTCACGGCAGGCCATGCCCACATCCACAGGAATTACGTCAGCCCCTGCCTGACGGGCCATAAGGCATACACATGAATTTCCCTGAGCCATGTTCCCTGCCACAATGGCGGTAACCTCCTGTCCGGTCTGGGTCACGCCTTCCTTTACAATGCCGTTATCCCCGCACATGACCACAATAGCCCTGGGGTGCAGGCTGACTGCCAGGCTGCCGGATGCGGCGGCTATGCGTATGATATCCTCCTCCAGGACTCCCAGGCTTCCCAAAGGCTTGGCCACCTGGTCCCAGCGCCGCTCTGCCTGACGCCTGAGGGCCTGGCTGGCGGGCTTAATGCTCTTCATTGCTTCCTTCAATGTCATAGCTCATGTTCCTTTCCGTCTTGTTCTTCATCTTATTCCTTGCCTTATTCCTTGTCTCGTTCCTTTCCATATACCACGCACTGTCCGGCAAAGCTTTGAACCAGTTCGGGGCAGGAAGGATAATAGAGGTGGGGGAATCCGGCCATCACCCGTTTCACCGTTCTCATGCAGGACCAGTAACGGCCGCCGTTTGGCTTGACCGCCGTCATGCAAAATTCATCCTCCCCGCACCCGCAGTCCCAGTAATGAAATTCATGGCCTTTTATCTCTGCCCCCTCCTGAAGAAAGGGAAGGCTGCGATTGGGCCGCAGGGTTATGTATCCAAACCTGCCGGTTTTTCCGGCCCTGTATCCATGGCCCCTCAAAACACCTGCCATGGGATAATCCGTTCCGTCAGCCCCCTCCAGACGGTCCAGCAGATAGAGGTATCCGCCGCACT is a window of Enterocloster clostridioformis DNA encoding:
- a CDS encoding bifunctional adenosylcobinamide kinase/adenosylcobinamide-phosphate guanylyltransferase; its protein translation is MILVTGGSSQGKREFVRQYLGGQDTEPVVWTEGAEASWEEFMDGRFCRDFQLFVRRVMEGSVVPYGHEPEGPVTEQLLEELFAGPEDRVLVTDETGCGIVPADAFERLYREETGRLCCRIAGEAEEVWRVCCGIGMRIK
- a CDS encoding cobyric acid synthase produces the protein MSEHTKPIMIQGTMSNAGKSILAAGLCRIFHQDGYRTAPFKSQNMALNSYITPEGLEMGRAQAVQAEAAGIVPHADMNPILLKPTTDVGSQVIVHGISRGNMKARDYFACKKSLVPDIMASYRRLEEQYDVIVIEGAGSPAEINLKSDDIVNMGMADMADAPVLLVGDIDRGGVFAQLYGTVSLLTEEERKRVKGLIINKFRGDRSILEPGISMLEELCHIPVVGVIPYMDVDIEDEDSLSSRLETGKSKAPAAVDLAVIRFPRISNFTDFNVFSGIPGVSLRYVTKACDLGSPDMVILPGTKNTIHDLLWMRQNGLEAAILKLADRQVPVWGICGGYQMMGEVLEDAMGVESDLPSRTAGMGLLPLKTEFEEEKIRTRVEGAFGELDGCLCGLSGKSIEGYEIHMGRTYIDREEGAADTARIVSWRREPEICRPLGYVMETGKDRILSRQARMDGWNRGNIYGTYIHGIFDSPQIARTVAEALAAAEGLCLEQAADMDYRAYREQQYDKLAESLREHLDMDAVYRIMGISPKEKGEEKPDDGYTVGTGIAGRY
- a CDS encoding adenosylcobinamide-GDP ribazoletransferase; the encoded protein is MNGLYSCIIAVSMYSKIPMPNVEWTGERMRYVMCFFPLVGLAQGAVLGLWLHLALDVLNLSAAVSALVGAAVPLLVTGGIHMDGFLDTMDAVHSYGDRSRKLEILKDPHLGAFAVISFGVYMMLYLGVFHEYLSLVLREEMRDRYFLYAVPCLVFVMERAFSGLSVVTFPQAKKQGLAAGFGGAAKKRTDSLVLLLWMLICLVTGAAAARMGCRGAVVLAVVLLMTHLAVFIWYYRMSVKQFGGVTGDLAGCFLQVCELAGLTAATVLFKAGLMGGM
- a CDS encoding pyridoxal phosphate-dependent aminotransferase, with the protein product MEYQHGGDIYSQDIQMDYSANINPLGMPEAVRQALRDCLEREVCSLYPDSRCKKLRQALGRHHGVEEQWIICGNGAADLIFGLAAALRPVRGLVTAPAFSEYEQALRSVGCRTDYYYLRWDAGFALDAAGMCGCVREAAERGEPYDVVFLCNPNNPTGIPVKKEEVEQLADTCERLGAYLAVDECFCDFLDASESYSVIPGLARFKHLFVLKAFTKLYAMAGLRLGYGLCSDESLLERLRAVRQPWSVSGPAQCAGVAALGETDFVEHTKEVIKGERERLSGALHDLGFQVYPSQANYLFFRDRKEDGTLEKGRLYQELLRRRILIRSCANYPGLDSSFYRICVKLRQDNEQLIREMARVLERRKPCLNIRSQ
- a CDS encoding bifunctional adenosylcobinamide kinase/adenosylcobinamide-phosphate guanylyltransferase, translating into MITLVTGGSGSGKSEYAEGLILDSSCSRRFYVATMIAYGKEGRDKVERHRMLRQGKGFITIEKPRDVGRVMFEEHEAGSGASSRADRALLLECVSNLAANEMFKDEETGEAEAGEQQGSPIQCLSHKIAGDIISLAGQVRDMVIVTNEVDRDGICYGPETMEYIRLMGCLNQKLASAADRVVELVHGIPVLWKPISGQAAVGADLTRRECQGE
- the cbiB gene encoding adenosylcobinamide-phosphate synthase CbiB, which produces MDMTWLDLWKFHGAALLAGCVIDWIIGDPLWLPHPVRLMGTMIAGMEQRLGRWTEGTGRKGQSRAGAILAASMCMIWWCIPWAIVHAAELLWPAWAWAALLLAEGFLCSFMLAARGLYTESMKVCRSLEAGRTEEARYNVSMIVGRDTSVLDEGGIARAAVETVAENASDGVIAPLLFMALLGPAGGTLYKAVNTMDSMVGYKNERYLYFGRCAARLDDLLNLAPARLTGILMVLGAWVLPGMDGAHACKVFFRDRKRHASPNSAHGEAACAGALHLRLAGDAWYFGTLHKKPYIGDDHRKIEPSDIRRANHLMFFAEGMMVFGLAVMILLL